The genomic window TGTTGATAGTCAAACTTCACTTTTCCTTTCACTGCCTCATGTATGGTGAACAGTGAAAGGTTTCCATCTAGTGGCAGATTCTTCTCATTGACCTGCTATAGTGCATTTACATACCACCTCCTGTCAGTCCCTAAAAGCCATCCCATTAGttacagatgtcaattcaatgtctattccatattggtttaatttcattgaaatgatgtggaaacaacattgattcaaccagtgtgtgcccagtctGATAATTATGCTTCCTGCAAAATAGAAGCTGCTTTGCCTAGGAGGACCGTGACAATTTGTTTACCCAAAATATGTGTTAACCTgtttcttccaccgtctcctcCCTTTAGGAGTTAAAACGCCACTGCCATCCTCAGCATTTGCACCCACAGCTGAAGCCCACTCCTTCCAGTCCCAAGTGAAgacacttccctctccctccatcgaTGCCAAGCAGCAGCTCCAGCGGAAGATCCAGAAGAAGCAGCAGGAGCAGATGCTGCACTCCCCCCTCCCTGGAGAGGCTCAGTCTAGGCGGGCTGACGGGGGCACACCTGGGGTCGGCTCCATTACCTGTAGAAGCCCAGCCCTGCtctccccacatcccaccattggcATTATGGTAGCTGCAGTCCCCAGCCCCATCACGGTAAGCCAAGCTTGTATTCTACTTCTGTTTGTCTAAGCTTACTCAATATATCCCACTGTCTTTGCAGTGTTCCTGTTACACATCTATACAAGCGACAACTTTGTGTTGCCTATATCACATGCAACAGAAGCTATTCATAACTGCAGTTATGAAGGTGTTGTATATGTTTACATCTTATTAATACTTTTTTGTGTCATGTTTTGCTTTGCTGTAAATGCAGGTACAAAGGAGCAGGCAGCTGATGTCCCCCAGTCCTGTGGGAACTTCGGAGGGCAAGATTCTGCCTGTCAACTTCCAAGTGGTGACCCAGTCAATGCAGCCTGTCAAGTGTCCCAAGACCCCTCAGAATATCCCAGCCAGCCCTGTGGGGGACCGCTCTGCCCGGCACCGGTATGCCCAGATCCTGCCTAAACCCTCAGCCACCAGCGCCATCACCCTGCGCTCGCCCCCCACCCTGCTCATCACCAACAGCCCCATCAAGACCGTGATGCAGCCCACACCCCACATCAGCTCTGTCAACGTGGTCAAGATGACTACCATATCCCTGGCTCCCAACTGCAGTACTACAACCACCCTAACCAACACCACCTTAAGGCCTGCCTCTGCTGGCATGGGCAGCACTGTAGCCCTGGAGGAGAGCAGACCCAGCCCACGGGCCAGGAGTGGCTCTGCGGCCCCCATCCTGTCCCCCTTAGCCAGGTCAGGCCGggccaccaccacccctaccatcGACATCAAGATGATGGAGGGTGAAGCCATAAGTGAGGGCAGTCCGGCCCTGGGTGCTAGCAGGCTTACTATGGCTCAGGAAGCTGCAGGGGGACAGAGGGCTGGAGGAGCTGTACCAAGGGCTGCCAGTGTGCCCACGCCTCACACTAAAGGCTCCCTGGGACTGGAAGCAATGGCTGGAACCAAATGCAACGTAAAGTCTTCTTTGAGCAACAACCCTGTGGCAGCTACAGCTGGTAGCAATAATAACACCAATAACGAAAGCACTTTGTATTTGACGGTCTCCAATCAGAATACCAGCACCACTCTGTCACCCAATGGTGGCACTGTTGCCACATCACTCATCGCCTCCAAGAGCCCCAGGAAGCGCCCAGGCATCGGCCCAGAGTTTTATCCCACGCCTGTCAAAAGGGTCTTCATCTACCAGCAGCCTCTTGGGGGTTCCGATGGTTACAGACATGGGATTGGTGCAGGAGTGAAGAAACTCCCCAGGGCAGGAACCCCGGTCAGACCTGAAAGTGCACCAGCCATCGGTAAAGTTACTGTGAAACTGAACTCCACTGTCCCAACTCGAATCCTGTCACTCTCTGATTCCCCCATCGGAACCAGAGGCTTCCAGACTGTTGTCAAGCCACAGAACTCCGTGCAGAGAAGAGACACTCCGACCACCATGGACACTAGCAGCATCGGCAACATTAGTGCCCCGGCTGGTCATGCACGAATTCAGCACATGACGGGTAACATGCAATCCATGCCCAACAGCTCTGCCCTACTGGAGCAGTCTGCTGTGAATGACCTAAGGAACACCATGTGGGTCGGGGGCCAGCTGGAGGGAggtaaacagcagcagcagcaggcctaCGCCCAGCAGATCACAGACCACAAGCAGGCATCCACACCGATCATGGAGCCCCTGGCCATGATGGGCCAGGCCCCAGCCTCTAGCCAGctctccatgcagacagacaTGGACTACTTCCATTTCAATGATGACGATATGACCCAGGACAGCATTGTGGAGGAGCTGGTGCAGATGGAGGAGCAGATGAAGCTCAACAGCAGTCTGCAGGCCTTCGGAGCTGATGTGACGGTGCAAGGCCATCAGTCTGTAATACAGGGCAACATGATGTCCTCCAACCAGACAGTGACCCCTTACTACCAATCAGTACACAGCAGCACCACCCCtgtccacacccccaccccaactccCACACCCACCTCTGAGATGATGGGAGGAGGCCAGGGCTTGACCAGGGAGAGTCCCTGCTCCCGCATGGCCCCCACCACCCCGGTGGACAGTGCCCTGGGGAGCAGCCGACACACCCCCATCGGCACTCCACACTCCAACTGCAGCGGCAGCGTGCCCCCCAGCCCTGTGGAGTGCAGGAACCCCTTTGCCTTCACTCCCATTAACTCCAGCATTACAGGCTACCACGACGGCAGCATTGTCTCCAGCAGCCCCGTCAAGCCGATGCAGAGGCCCATGGCTACTCACCCAGACAAGGCCAAACTGGAGTGGATGAACAATGGTTACAACAACAGCGGGGGGAACTCCATCAACGGCATCAGTATCCTCCCCAGCTATCAGGACCTGGTTGACGACCACTTCCGAAAGCCCCATGCCTTCGCCATCCCTGGCCAGTCCTATCAGTCTCAGACGAGGCACTACGGCCGCCTGACACCCATCTCTCCGGTGCAGCAGCAGGCAGCCAGTATGGCCAACCTGAACAAGCAGGAGGGCTTCGCTGTGCCTGCCCCTCTGGACAACAAGGCCACCAGCACATCCTCAGCAGGCGGGACCTTCCGCTGTCGTAGTGTGAGCCCTGCCGTGCGAAACCTGAGTGACAACCAGGGCCTGCAGAACATCCCCCGAACAGTGGTGTCCCCCTTCACCTCCCCCGTGATCCCCGAGATGATCAACATCTTCGCCAACAGCCATGGGGACGTCAGCGTTAGCAGCATGGCACAGAGGAGCCAGTCTGTGCCTGTCAATGTGATGATGCAGACAGAGGTGCTGCCCATGCAGGGCCAGACCAACAGCAAAAAGATCACCAACGTGCTCCTGAGCAAGATGGACGGGGACAGTGACGACGCGGTGCGGGGCCTGGGCATCAACAACCTGCCGTCCAACTACACAGCCCGCATGAACCTCACCCAGATCTTAGAGACCACGCCCAGCTTCCCCAGCAGTGCCAACCACCAGACTCTGACTTCCAACACTCCGAATGCGTACGAGTTTCAGAAGCCAGGTTACCTCATGAAGAACTCTAGGAACGAACAGATGAGTCTCTCAGCAGGTGACAGTCAAGCACAATCAGCTACTGGAGAAGAGCAGCATCAGCAGAGCCAGCCTATGCTGCTGGCCCAGAAACTTCAACAGCAGCAGCTAGATTTCAGCACCACCGTTAAAGACCTCTTAGCGGACGGCAGCCTTACTCCTGGCAATCGGCTCGTGAGACAGGTGTCAGAACTCAACGCTGTGGGGTCTGATTTTCGACTGACCTCTGATCTTTCCAGTAGCATCAATGACCTGAACAATTTGGACACAAACCTTCTGTTTGACCCCAATCAGCAGCAGGGACAATATGAAGACTCTACACTGGAGGAACTGAAGAATGATCCGCTGTTCCAGCAGATTTGCAGCGAGACTGCGAATTCCAATGGATTTGATTGGCTGGAAAGTAAAGACCAGCCCACAGTCGGGTTAATGGGTTAATATGGGCTCTGCTTTTATTTCATGAGGGTgaaatagttttttaaaaatcatctTTGTAATTATTCACATTGACATTGTATAGCACACTGCAACACTCTGGAAACAATGACTTTGGAAACAAGTGCCAGGCTGAACATAAATGATCACTCTTACAAATATGCTGGTTTTCTCTCACAGCTCATCGCTGGTGCTGACTCATCCATTTCTCCCTCTTTAGACATCAAGTCATTCAAGAGCATTTAAATCAAGACCGTAGTAGAACAAGTATTTTTACATTTTCAGGAGGACACAGAAGATATGAAGAGATCTCTTAAAGATTACAAACATCTATAATTTtggttaatatttttgttcaggagCTCTTGACTAAAACAAGAGGTTTGGCAAATAATTGGTAACTTTTCCTCCCTCTGTAAATTGTTTTACTTCCATTGAGATAAAGTCTATTCAGATCTATCAGACAAATCATTTGGAACTGCTTTAGAAGCATACTGTTGTGCAAGAATGTTAAATGGGGTGTATGTTCACCTAATATGCCCCTGTCCATCTCAATGAAGAGTTGAGATACCGAGACtattgtatgtacagtacatgaccTTGAGTGGGCATTTGCAGTAGCATGCAGTGGTACTAATGTTTCTCATTGTTTCAAGTCTTCTTAAGGATTGCAGGTGCTTCCAGGTGCAAGACAAATCAATGGTTTAAAAAAATCCCCCATAATCTGTAAATAAAAATGATCATTGGTCTACTTAAAGACCCATGTTTTATagatttccacactgaggttggaataatactgtgaaaattaaATATTGCCCTTTTAAATATTGCCCTTTTTAGTGtaggagctgtttgaaaagaccgcctggaACTTCAGCCTGTTTTAGTGAGATTTTTGGCctgcatggtgacatcaccaggcagtaaatttagttaatagaccaataagagttccaaaccttctgccaataacagctagtttttaggtttcccctccccactcagccctagcaaaattcttgcttgagaatttgttctttgccaagaagctatttttgttacTTTTTGaccattgttttcaattaaatcacagtaaggtacttaaagaaaggatttgatattgagataaaaacagctgcgtTGGACCTTTTAACGTACATTGTTTGCAATGATCTTGAGGCAAACTAGTTCCATTCTCTCAGAATTGGTATTTTTACAAGTAGGAAAACGGCAGCTGTTTGAAAAAGAATCTGTGTGACTACAGAATATTATTCAAACTATAGATTTAAAGGtcaagatatactgtctgtatacTGTCTGTATACTAAAGTTGTCAGAAGATGTCTGATTGTCCGTTTTGCTGACACGTTATGCAAACTTGACAAATAAGATATTGACCACTCAAATTCCAGTGTGCATGGCACAAAAAATATAGCCTAGGAAATCGAAATTTGAATTTGATTGATGTATGGCTTTTCACCTTTTCAAATTTCCTCATGTCCCAGTAGTTAATGCACTTTGAGTACAGCGAAACTGAGAGCAGGTAGCTGAAGAACAACAAATGTTATCTGTTAATGTTGTCATTTTTTAGGCTTGCTTCACACACATTTTGCCCTGCTGACGTTCTTAACTGTAGTTGAGCTCCCCAGTGTCAAAAGGACAGGATTGCTTTGTTTGGAATAGTATGGGTTTATGAGACTTAAAACAATCATAATAGAGACCTGTAATGGGGATAGCTTGCACTTTAGTGGCTGCAGAACTAAAGGGGATGGACTTTAAGATGGAGCTCAAAAGACAGTTAAATCTTGTATTTAAAACATATAATGCAGAAGATTACCTTTTTCACCTATATTGAGTTTTTTAAGACTTGTGTAGGGCACTGGTGTTTTATTTACCTTCTTTGTGACTATTTAGCAGGTATCATCTTAATTAACAGAAATATATTGATTTAAAGAAGTGGAGGAATAAATGAATAGGAATTTAACCTTATGACACCCCTATACCAAAGTATATTGACTGGAGATGACCCTGCCCTGTTTCAGTCATGTATCTATTTGGGGAAAAATTACTTTCCTGGTTCTGATTTATTTTAAAACTATGCATTTTTTACTTATCAAAGCGGCTGCTACTGTCAAAGTAGGTTACTGCAGGTTTATGTAAATGTATGTCATTTTCCCCTTCTCTTTTTATTTGTTTCATTTGTGTTACATACATTCAGTAAAACGTGATGGATATGAAGTAATTTAGTTTAAATTAAATTAGTTTTCCTTCTATGGTAAATTCAAACATATTATGCCATTGGATATTCAAAGTCCTTCCTATAAAAAAGGCACTAAAGTGCATAATTTACTGTCATACATTGAAAGCTATTCCTCTTACATTAGTCTAGATCCAGTAGAAAATACAATATTATGGAATACTGTaatacagaattacataaacattTGTATAAATTGTCCTTTTCTTCCCCTTGAATAATGTTCTTGTTGAGTTCATTAATGCACTGCATTTTATTCTAACAGTGAAGGGACGGGTTTCACCTGGAGACAAAAAAGGCATTTAGTGGTAAAGTACGGGTCATCTATTACAGGTTTAAATAGCTTATAGTATAGTGAAGAACAGTGTGTGAATAAGGCATGCAACTCATAAAGGGAATAGCTAATTGGTCAGATCCTGTGGTTTTTATGAGCTTTTAATCTTCTGAGCCTTATATCCATACCAAAGAAAAACTAATtaatgagagagaaaaagcattaaataggattttttttaaattagaagaaGAACCCACAAAATTCCCAGCATTTGCCTGTTTGCCTGACATCCCTCAAATACCTTTTTATATGGCCATTTTGAATTGTCCTTATTTCAGGTAGGATGGTTGAAAATAAATAATTTGAGGAAATGTTGAAACTGGCAACTGATCTGTAGCACTGGAAAACATGCTGAAAACCACACTACTGTTCTGGTTTATAAAAACCAATGTAGCAGGACAATATTGGGGTTAATTCAGTTGACTGTTGTAAGTGTTCCTCTCATTTTGAACCCCACAGTTTGTACATATGAAAGCTCTGACACTGTATTGTTATAACTTAAACTGGTTCTGTGCTCCTGCACCCTCTGAAATGCTATATTGGTGATTTAGGATCAGGAGCCAGCTAAACTGTGCTTGTGTGTTTGGCTGCTGGCGCCCTTTCTTGTACAGATAATGCTGTTTTTTTCtaaacttgttttttttgtttgcttCCTGAGATTTATATTGGTTGGCTTTTTACAGAAGATGTCTGCTTCGAGTGAGAAAATAGCATGGGtatttaaaaaaagtattatatATTACCAGGTTGCATAGCTATCTTTCTCTGACAGATTTTGTGCCCAGAACATTGCAATGGACATCGGAATGTCATGGTTAAAATTTCAACCAGCTTTGAAGGTTCATGTTATTGCACTAAACATTTAATGAACCCAGGCTTTGGCACCTATTTTAGGACAAATGCATCAATTGAAGCTccccaaatatttttttaaagagctTAACTACGTGAAAAAATTATATACAGAAGtgtcaatttaaaaaatgaatgctAATTGTCTTGTGTAGCAATGTACATTAATCTCAATgagatacttttttttttttttttttacttcattcTCATACATGAGAAAATGAAACTCAATTTAAAGAAAAATTTTAACAAATATTCTCAAATAAATCTTTCACATTGTTAAATGATATGTGTGCATGTTTGTAGAATTCTATTGTACAAAGTATTTGTAACCACTTTGCTGTAATTCAGGATTGGTCCTGTCAATCTGAACAGAAAGGTATAGCGACTCACAAGTTACTTGCATTGTTTGATGTTTACTAATTCAGATTAATATTTGTTCTGTATGTTCAGGTTTTGAATCTGTTCTTTTCATTTAGATGTTTTTACTTTTTTTATGTAACTCTGTGAAATAGTTTTTTCTTTCAGAAACCATTGAAAATAAGCACTGATGTTTGTACTTAAACGAAGACTAATCCTGTCTTCTTCTTTAAGTGCACAGGGGTAGCTGAGTCCTGTGCTGTACCTTTCACAGACCTGGTATAAAGTCCCTTTAACCCTCTTCATCTAGATCTGTAGAAATACCCTATGCCGTCTTGTTGTTGTCTAGTGTACAGCAGACCGTACAGTAATTTGATAAAGTTGCTATAGCGTTTCAGCAAAGTTTCCTTTTTTAATTGAAAGTGCTCACTGAtgttgagattttttttaaagggttTTAAAAACCAATAAACTTTTTTTAAAGTACTTGGATATCTTGGTTTCAATTGTTGTTTTTCCACCCTACATGCATTGACATTCCCTACAATCAGCTAGAGTCTTCTGGTTTGGTCCCGCAAAGGTTTCATCCCCAGAGCTGACTAAAGTGAATATTCAAATAAAGATGTATTTACATTACTGTTAAACCCACTTTTGGTATTCAGTGGCCTTTTCCTCACCATAGCTTATTATGTTATTCAATATGAAGCTAAAAAGATATGGCGTGCCAAATGCCACATTCCATAGATCCTATATCTATTCTAGTCGATTAAGTCACATGAGTGGAAGACTGGTTGGAACTGATCTTGAATTCTGTTCCATAGGGGTTATAGAAAATGTTACAGTACCACAACGTGAACAGAACACCCACTTGTGGGAAGTGTATTCCCAATTATGTTTTTTGTACATTTTAGCATTTTAGATGTAAATGTGGTGGTGATGTTCCAGAGAGTGGCTAATCTGTAAACAGCCTGATGCAGCTCATAAGAAAACAATGCACATTTGGCATCACGAGCACCATCTGTCTTATAGATTTCAAGCCTCTGCTGATAAGAGTTGGCTTGTAGAAGAGCTGGAAAAAATGTCTGTTTCTAGTTTTTGTGAACTGTTCATCGCCCCTATGCTAATTCATACACACTGTGTACACAAAACATGACAGACTGACCTGGGTAATCCAGGTTtaagctaggatcccttattgatgtcacttgtaaataaaggttaaataaaaaaatagttatatccacttcaatcagtgtagaggcAGGGGAGGAAACATgttgaaggatttttaagccttgagacaattgagacatggattgtctgccattcagagggtgaatgggcaaaacaaaagattgaagtgcctttgaatatggtatggtagtaggtgccatgcgcaccagtttgagtgtgtcaagaactgcaatgctgctgggttttttccacactcaacagtttaccatgtctatcaagaatggtccaccacccaaaggacatccagccaacttgacacaactatgggaagcattggagtcaacatgggccagcatccctgtagaacgctttTGACGCCTTGTAGATTCCATACCCTGGCATTTTGAGGCTGTCCTGAGGGCAAAGGGGGACAACTCTATTaggaaaggtgttcctaatgttttgtacactctgtgtagtTCTATTGTAAAAATGGCAAGAGGAGAGATTGCCATTTGGCTAAAAGAACTTGTCTGCAAAAAACACTCCCAATTAGAATGTTCTGCTGGTGAGAATGTTCCATTATGTAATGAACCAACTTGAACAGACTACTGTGCAACAACAAACTGTGTAATTGGTCTGGTAAATACAATGTCTCACTCCATTGTCTGTTTTTGGAGTTGTTAGCTCGCTGATACTAAACTGAGAATCATCTAAAATTCCCAATGATGTGGTAGTTCATtgatttttgtaaatgtatggtAATTGAGGGAGAACAGCTGAATCAAGGCTTGAACCCAGGGCAAGTAAACTACCTCCCAAAAAGGTCAAGGACATATCCTCCCAATTATTATACAGCGCACTCATCGTAATCCTTTATAAACAGAAACTGGCATAAGTTGAGAGTTAATGTTACATTTTACAATGCTGTTGCCATGATTTGATTAAGATGATCCTTGTAGAACACTTGCTGAATTTAAAAAGTATAGTCCAAGTCCATCAATCATATTTctctttttttacatttcttgACTTTTTATACAGGTTCCAGCGAGGGACCGCATGAACGAAAATACTTATAAGCAAGGTCAGTTGGATCAAGTATCTATGAATGTGAACAACAGGTTGAAGGTCGTACAATGCCCGCCTAGGGATCCTTTCTCCCATCTCACGCGATGGGGGTTACCCTGTGTGTCATTCAACTGGTTTCCTAAATTATGATAACTAAGTAATGCTTGTCTCAAGGTAACACATTCATAGACGCTAACTACTTTTAGCTCCTATTGACAATAGTATCTTCTGGCCTGGGGAGTTTTGTTAAAAGCCCAGACGCTCGTTCTGAACGTTAAAATGTATCACTTGCGGTACAGTTTTTGAAACATAAAAAacgtatctttcatatcagcaagaaataatgatactttttttaaaggttaaattactacacaccttttatagggttagggttcccacacggccatatttGCATTTTAAAGCGCTTGTttactaaaaaaaaaacattttatttgtcacatgcgcaggtGTAGactaccatgaaatgcttacttacgtgccctttcccaacaatacaAAGTTAAAAACTACGATTTGTTTTCTAAATAAAATATAGTAACGCAATAAAATGACaaaaatgaggctatatacaaggagtaccggtaccgagtcaatgtgcagtggtatgaggaagttgaggtaatatgtagagtgtgtgtgtgtatagagtacgtatgtatacagtaccagtcaaaagtttggacacacctactcattccagggctttctttatttttactattttcaacattgtagaataatagtgaagacatcaaaactatgaaataacacatggaatcatgtaaccaaaaaagtgttaaacaaatcaaaatatgttttagattttagattcttcaaagtagccaccctttgccttgatgacagctttgcacacttttggcattctctcaaccagcttcacctggaatgcttttccaatagtcttgaaggagttcccacatatgctgagcacctgttggctgcttttccttgactctgcggtccaactcatcccagacCAGGGTTGAGGTCGGgagattgtggatgccaggtcatctgatgcagcactccatccctctccttggttaaatagcccttacacagcatggaggtgtgttgggtcattgtcctgttgaaaaacaaatgatagtcccactaagcgcaaaccagatgggatggcgtatcgctgcagaatgctgtggtagtagccatgctgggtaagtgtgccttgaattcgaaatataTCACAgatggtgtcaccagcaaagcaccatcacaccccctcctccatgcttcatggtgggaactacaaatccagagatcatccgttcacctactctgtgtctcacaaagacatgccggttggaaccaaaaatctgaaatttggactcatcacactaaaggacagatttacaaCGGTCtaattgctcatgtttcttggcccaagcaagtctcttcttattggtgtccgttaggactggtttctttgcagcaattcgactatgaaggcctgattcacacagtctcctctgaacagttgatgttgaggatgaggatgtgtctgttacttgaattctgtgaagcatttatttgggctgcaatttctgaagctggtaactctaatgaacttatctgtGTCTTACTTTTCTGTGGTGGTcctaatgagagccagttttatcatagcgcttgatggtttttgcgactgcacttgaagaaacttgaaaagttattgaaGTTTTCCAGATtgacagaccttcatgtcttaaagtaatgatagtgtcgtttatttgagctgttattgccataatatttgcttggtctttttccaaatagtgctatcttctgtataccacccctaccttgtcacaacacaatttattggttcaaatgcattttaagaaggaaagaaattccacaaattaacttttaacaaggcaaacctgttaattgaaatgcattccaggtgactacctcatgaagctgtttgagagagcgccaatagtgtgtaaagctgtcaaggtggctactttgaagaatctctcatttaaaatgtattttgattggtttaacaatttttttgttattacatgactccatatgtgttatttcatagttgtgatgtcttcactattattctacaatgtagaaaataggaaaaaaaataaagaaaaacccttgaatgagtaggtgtgtccaaacttttgacaggtattaaacatgtaggtaggggaaaaTGTGAcaaggcaatcaggatagataataaacagtagcagaagcatgtgtgaatgtgtgtctatgtggtatcaataatatgcatgtgtgtgagcgTTTGCAATGTTGGCGTGTCCATGTAGTATGTgtaagtgtgtgggtagagtccagtgtgtgtgcatagaggaAGTGCAAGAGAGTAAGTGCAACAAAAAAaggggggatgcaaatagtccgggtagccatttgagtaactgttcagcagtctcttctctcaaggagaggttgaaaatatcagggaagacacttgccagctggtcagagcATGCTCTCCAtacgcatcctggtaatccgtctggccctgcggccttgtgaatgttaacctgtttaaaggtcttactcacattgactACGGTGTGTCTGATCACACGGTCATCCAGAACATCATGGTTCAGtctagcccttgatcatgactctcagttccattacacagTCATTGGACGAAGGAGTCTTCTGTaggggggagttttgttaaggGCCACGGCACCCATCTCTTGCAGTACGGTTTCAGAAGCATAAGGACCTCATGTTTCATATCGGCgagaaataattttaaaaaattaaaaaaggttcaattgatacacaccttcatagggttagtgttcccacactgCTATGTTTCCATGTTACAGTGCTT from Oncorhynchus tshawytscha isolate Ot180627B unplaced genomic scaffold, Otsh_v2.0 Un_scaffold_4_pilon_pilon, whole genome shotgun sequence includes these protein-coding regions:
- the LOC112249193 gene encoding DNA-binding protein RFX7 isoform X2; this encodes MTEDQQQHDQLPKLGSGISTLPSLVPGLQGTEANALQLKIKNSICKSVQSKVDNILKDVETFTDIEKLYLYLKLPSGPSNSEKRTERGSASPGELSCDQSSMSSSRTQQMHAFNWIRNHLEEHPETSLPKQEVYDEYKSYCDNLCYHPLSAADFGKIMKNVFPNMKARRLGMRGKSKYCYSGLRKKAFVHMPSLPNLELHKTGDGCEVLEASGQLCSAEEEVRSAACGLVCEWAQKVLSRQFDAVEDLARFLLNSHYIGTKSVAALTVMTGTPTGVKTPLPSSAFAPTAEAHSFQSQVKTLPSPSIDAKQQLQRKIQKKQQEQMLHSPLPGEAQSRRADGGTPGVGSITCRSPALLSPHPTIGIMVAAVPSPITVQRSRQLMSPSPVGTSEGKILPVNFQVVTQSMQPVKCPKTPQNIPASPVGDRSARHRYAQILPKPSATSAITLRSPPTLLITNSPIKTVMQPTPHISSVNVVKMTTISLAPNCSTTTTLTNTTLRPASAGMGSTVALEESRPSPRARSGSAAPILSPLARSGRATTTPTIDIKMMEGEAISEGSPALGASRLTMAQEAAGGQRAGGAVPRAASVPTPHTKGSLGLEAMAGTKCNVKSSLSNNPVAATAGSNNNTNNESTLYLTVSNQNTSTTLSPNGGTVATSLIASKSPRKRPGIGPEFYPTPVKRVFIYQQPLGGSDGYRHGIGAGVKKLPRAGTPVRPESAPAIGKVTVKLNSTVPTRILSLSDSPIGTRGFQTVVKPQNSVQRRDTPTTMDTSSIGNISAPAGHARIQHMTGNMQSMPNSSALLEQSAVNDLRNTMWVGGQLEGGKQQQQQAYAQQITDHKQASTPIMEPLAMMGQAPASSQLSMQTDMDYFHFNDDDMTQDSIVEELVQMEEQMKLNSSLQAFGADVTVQGHQSVIQGNMMSSNQTVTPYYQSVHSSTTPVHTPTPTPTPTSEMMGGGQGLTRESPCSRMAPTTPVDSALGSSRHTPIGTPHSNCSGSVPPSPVECRNPFAFTPINSSITGYHDGSIVSSSPVKPMQRPMATHPDKAKLEWMNNGYNNSGGNSINGISILPSYQDLVDDHFRKPHAFAIPGQSYQSQTRHYGRLTPISPVQQQAASMANLNKQEGFAVPAPLDNKATSTSSAGGTFRCRSVSPAVRNLSDNQGLQNIPRTVVSPFTSPVIPEMINIFANSHGDVSVSSMAQRSQSVPVNVMMQTEVLPMQGQTNSKKITNVLLSKMDGDSDDAVRGLGINNLPSNYTARMNLTQILETTPSFPSSANHQTLTSNTPNAYEFQKPGYLMKNSRNEQMSLSAGDSQAQSATGEEQHQQSQPMLLAQKLQQQQLDFSTTVKDLLADGSLTPGNRLVRQVSELNAVGSDFRLTSDLSSSINDLNNLDTNLLFDPNQQQGQYEDSTLEELKNDPLFQQICSETANSNGFDWLESKDQPTVGLMG